The window CCGCCCGCCTGATCGCCGGGGAGGGGGATCTCCTGCCGGTGAGCGCCTTCCCGCCGGACGGCACGTGGCCCAGCGGGACCAGCAAGTGGGAGAAGCGCAACATCGCCCAGGAGATCCCGGTGTGGGAGCCGGACCTGTGCATCCAGTGCGGCAAGTGCGTGATGGTCTGCCCCCACTCGGTGATCCGGGCCAAGGTCTACGATCCCGCTCTGCTCGCGGAAGCCCCGCCCACCTTCAAGCACGCCCCGGCCCGGTGGCGGGAGTTCAAGGACATGGTTTACACCCTCCAGGTGTCCCCGGAGGATTGCACCGGCTGCGCCCTGTGCGTGGAGGTCTGCCCGGCGAAGGACAAGTCCGATGTCAGCCGCAAGGCCATCAACATGCGGCCCCAGGCCCCGTTGCGGGAGGCCGAGCGCCGGAACTGGGAGTTCTTCCTCCAGCTCCCTGAGGTGGATCGGCTGCGGGTGAACGTCGGGCAGGTGAAGGACGTGCAGCTGCTGGAGCCGCTGTTCGAGTTCTCCGGGGCGTGCGCCGGCTGCGGGGAGACCCCCTACCTCTCGCTGCTCACCCGGCTCTTCGGCGACCGGCTGGTGATCGCCAACGCCACCGGATGCTCCTCCATCTACGGGGGCAACCTCCCCACCACCCCGTGGACCTACAACCGGGAGGGGCGCGGCCCGGCCTGGTCCAACTCGTTGTTCGAGGACAACGCGGAGTTCGGCCTGGGGATGCGCCTCAGCCTGGACAAGCAACGGGAATACGCGATGGAGCTCCTGAAGCGGCTCAGCGCGCAGATCGGCGAGGCGCTGGTGGAGGAGCTCCTGAACGCCGATCAATCCACGGAGGAAGGGATCCGGGCCCAGCGGGAGCGGGTGGGTCTGCTCAAGGCCCGCCTGCAGGCGCTGCCGGACTCCCCGGAGGTGCGGAATCTGCTAACGGTGGCGGACGCCCTGGTGCGCAAGAGCGTGTGGATCATCGGGGGCGACGGCTGGGCTTACGACATCGGCTACGGTGGGCTGGATCACGTGCTGGCCTCGGGCTATGATGTGAACATCCTGGTGCTGGACACCGAGGTCTACTCCAACACGGGCGGCCAGATGTCCAAGGCCACCCCGCGGGGGGCGGTGGCCAAGTTCGCCGCGGGCGGCAAGCGCGGCCCCAAGAAGGACCTCGCCCTGATGGCCATCAGTTACGGCAACGTCTATGTGGCCCGGGTGGCCATGGGAGCCAACGACACCCATACCGTCAAGGCCTTCCTGGAAGCCGACTCCTATGAGGGGCCGTCCCTGATCATCGCCTACAGCCACTGCATCGCCCATGGCTACGATCTGCGCTACGGGATGGAGCAGCAGAAGCGGGCCGTGCTCTCGGGCTACTGGCCGCTGATCCGCTACGATCCGCGGCGGCTGCGGGAGGGCCTCAACCCGCTTCAGATCGACTCCCGGCCGCCCAGCATCCCGCTCTCGGAGTATATGTATAACGAGACCCGGTTCACGATGCTGGTCCACAGCCGGCCGGAGATCGCGGAGGAGCTGCTGGAGGAGGCCGAGGAGGAGATCCGCCTCCGCTGGCGGGTCTACGAGGCCCTGGCCCAGATGCCGGTGAACGGGCGGAATGGCCGTGCCTGATCAACCCGGGGCAGGGCCCCTAAGCGGGGCCCTGCCCCTCACTTCCATCCTCGCAGCGCATCGGAGGCTTCTATGGTCGATCTCTCCACCCGCTATTTGGGGTTTCACCTGCGGAATCCCCTCATCGCCTCATCCTCTCCGCTGACGGAGGACCTGGAGACCCTCCGCCGTCTGGAGGAGGCGGGGATCGCTGCGGTGGTGTTGCCTTCCCTGTTCGAGGAGCAGATCATCGAGGAAAGCGAGCGCCTGGACTACGGGCTCTCTTACGGGGAGGAGAGCTTCGCCGAGGCCCTGCGTTATTTCCCCGATCTTCACCACTACAATATGGGGCCCGAGGGCTATCTCGAGCACATCCGGCGGGCCAAGGCGGCCCTCTCCATCCCCGTCATCGCCAGCCTGAACGGCGTGACCACCGGCGGGTGGATCCGCTATGCGCGGCTGATGGAGGAGGCCGGCGCGGACGCCCTGGAGCTGAACATCTACTACCTGCCCACATCCCCCGATGAGAGCAGCCAGGCGGTGGAGGAAAATTACGTCCGGCTGGTGCGGGATGTGGTCGCCTCCGTGCGCATCCCGGTGGCCGTCAAGCTGAGCCCTTACTTCAGCTCCCTCCCTTATATGGCCCGGCGGTTCGAGGAGGCAGGCGCCGCCGCCCTGGTGCTCTTCAACCGGTTTTATCAGCCGGACATCGACCTGGAGGCCCTGGAGGTGGTGCCCAACCTGGTGCTCAGCACCTCTTATGAGCTCCGGGAGCGGCTGCGCTGGGTGGCCATCCTGTATCCTCAGGTGCGCCTGGATCTGGCCATCACGGGGGGTGTGCACACGGCGGAGGATGTGCTGAAGGCGATGATGGTGGGGGCGAAGGCCGTCACCATGGCCTCAGCGCTGCTGCGCCACGGGCCGGATCACGTGCGGCGGCTGCTGGAGGACATCCGCCGATGGATGGAGGAACACGAATACGTTTCCATCGAGCAGATGCAGGGGAGCATGTGCCGACAACGGGCCGCCAACCCGGCCGCCTATGAGCGGGCGAACTATATGCGGGTGTTGAGCTCCTTCCCGCGGCCGCGGTGAGGGATCCCGGCGCCGCCTATCCCAGCAGCTCCCGCAGTCGCTCGGCCAGCTGACGGGCCACCTCCTCCGGGCTTCCCTCCAGCCGGATGCGCCGGCGCTCCCGGGAGGGGGCCTGGGCCAGCCCGGAGACCTGCGTGGGGGAACCGGCGGCCCCGATGAAGGCCTCATCGACCTCCAAATCCGCTGCGCTCCAGACGGTCACCCGCTCCGGCGCGAAGGCCCATGGCTTCCGCCGGTAGTCCATGAAACGGGGCTCGTTGCATCCCGTCTTGACCGAGATCACCGCCGGGAGGGGGACCTCCAGGATCTCATACCCGCCGGGCCGCTCCCGACGCCCCCGTACCACCCGCCGCCAGGGATCCAGCTCGATCTGCGTGACCAGGGTGATCTGATGGAAGCCCAGCCACTCGGCCAGCCCGGGCGGCACCTGGCCGGTGGCCCCATCCGACGACTCCTCCCCGCAGAAGACCAGATCCACCGGTCCCAGCTTCTCGATCCCCCGGGCCAGGGTGTAGGTGGTGGCCAGGGTGTCAGCGCCCCCGAACCGGCGGTCGCTGAGCAGGTAGATGTGATCGGCCCCCATGGCGAGCCCCACCCGGAGATAGGGCTCAAAGAAGGGCGGGCCCATGGAGACGATGGAGACCCGCCCCCCGAAGCGATCCTTGAGCTGCAGGGCCATCTCCAGGGCATTCATATCCGGCGGGTTGATCTCCGAGCGGGCCCCTGCCCGATCCAGCCGCCGGGTCTCCGGGTCCACCCGCACCTCCTCCGGCTTGGGCACCACCTTCATGCAGACCACGAAATGCCAGTCCCGGCCGTTCGGGCTCACCATCGTCTGCATCCTCCTCCCGATCTTTCGGGGCGCATCCCTATCCTCGGGCCGGGCCGCCCTCCACCGCCATCCGCTCCGCGCGCAGGGCCTCGATCAGGGCCGGGATCACCTGCAGGGCATCCCCGACCACGCCGTAATCGGCGAACTCGAAGATGGGAGCCTCCGGATCGTTGTTGACCGCGATCACAGTCCCGGCGTTCTGGATCCCGACCACGAACTGGAAGGCGCCGCTGGCGCCGCACACGATGGCCACCTTCGGCCGACACACCACGCCGGTCTGGCCGACCTGGCGCTCCCGGCCGATCAGGCCCTCATCCACCGGCGGGCGGGTGGCCCCCACCTCTCCGCCGAGCAGCTCCGCCAGCTCCCGGAGCAGATCAAACCGTCCGTGGATCCCTCGCCCTCCCACCACCAGGACCGGCGCCTGGGTGAGATCCACCCCCTGGCCGATCACCCGCTCCACCACCCGGGTGTGGAGATCCTCCGGTCGCAGATCCACATCGAGAGGGATCACCGCGCCCGGCCGCCCGGCCTGAGGGGCGGCGAGGGGGAAGACACCCGGCCGCACGGTGGCCATCTGGGGGCGGTGATGAGGCATGGTGATGAGGGCCACCACGCCCCCGCCGAATCCGGTGACCTCTCCGATCAGCAACCCGCCCTGCTCCGGATCCAGGCGCAGATCGGTGCAGTCGGCGGTGAGGCCGGTCCGCAACCGCACGGCCAGACGCCCGGCCAGGTCCCGTCCGTTGGGAGTGGCGCCGCACAGGAAGACGCTGGGCCGCCCCTGCATCAGGGCCCGGAACGCCATCGCCGTGTGGGCCTCGACCGTGAAGGGCTCGAGGAGGGGATGATCCGCCACCCACACCTCATCCGCCCCCCAGGCGAAGGCCTGCTCCACCAGGGGCTTCACCCGATGGCCGAGGAGCAGGCCGGCCACCCGCCAGCCGATCCCATCCGCCAGCTCCCGGGCCTTGGAGAGCAACTCCAGGGACACCCGCTCCAGGACGGCCTGTTCCTGCTCCAGATAGACCCAGATCGCGGGTTGCGCCTCATCGGGACCGTAGAGGGAAGCCGCCATTGGGTTTGCCCCCTTTCCGCTGGATGCGACGCATCAGATGCGCAGGTCCGTTCCGGAGGGGCTGACCGCCATGGCCGCGATCTCGGCCACATCCAGCACCCGTATCCCCTGCACGCCGAGACCCTTCAAGCTGTCCTCCAGGCAGGCCATGCAGAACGGGCAGGCGGTGGCGATCACCTGGGCCCCGGTCTGCAGGGCCTCCTGAACCCGGAGGTCGGCGAACCGCTCGCCGGCCCGCGTCTCCAGCCACATCCGCCCCCCTCCGCCGCCGCAGCACAGGGCCTCCGGACCGGAGTGGGCCATCTCCACCCGTTCCAGGCCGGGGATCGCGTCCAGGATCCGGCGGGGAGCCTCGTATTCGCCGTTGCGCCGCCCCAGGTAGCACGGATCGTGATAGGTGACCCGAAGCCGGACCTCCCGGGAGAACCGGAGGCGGCCCTCCTCCAGCAGGCGGGCCAGATACTGGGTGTAGTGATAGGGACGGAACTCCGCCTGGAACCGGGGGTAGTGATTCTGGAACACATCGTAGCAATGCGGGGAGGTGGTGATGAGCTCCCGCACTCCCGCGTCGGCGAAGATCTTCGCGTTGTTCTGGGCGATCTCGTAGAAGTAAGGGCGGTGTCCGAGGCTCTTGACGGCCTCCCCGCAGCAGGGCTCATCGTTGCCCAGGGTGCCGAAACGCACGCCGGCGGCCCGGAGGAGCTGCACCAGGGCGCGGGCGACCTTCTGGGCCCGCCGGTCATAGGCGGAGGTGCAACCCACATAGTAGAGGACCTCGTGCTGGGCCGGATCGAAGCGGGGCACCTCCAGGTCGCGGGCCCATCGGACGCGGTAGGAGGGAGGCTGGAACCAGGGATTGTTGTTCCAGTAGACCGACCAGAGCACCGCGGAGAGGCCCCGGGGGATGCGACGGGTTTCCCAAGCCTGCTCCCGCAAGCTCTGGAAGATCTCGGAGACCGGCACCCCGCGGGGGCACAGGGCCTCGCACTGAGCGCACGCGGCGCACAACCATAGGTGCTCATCCCCGTCCAGCAGGCCGACCTGGGCCCGGCGCATCATGGCCCGCACGGAGAAGGGCTCATGCCGAACCAGGCCCCAGGGGCACGCGGCGGTGCAGACCCCACACTGATAGCAGAGGGCCATCGCCCCCTGCGTCTCCCGGAACAGGCGCTCCCACAGCGCCTCGTCGGGGGTCAGGACGGGCATCTCGAGCATCACTCGCCTCCTGCCGTCTCAGCGGGCTGGGCCGCACGCTCGGGGGCCGGGACGGCTTCCCCGCGCAGCTTGCGGACGTAGCGGCGGACGACCTCGTCCATCTCCCGGAGCTTCTCCGCGAACTCCTTGCCCTCCGCCGCCGAGATCCAGCGCAGCTGCAACCGCTCGGGCTCGATGCCCATGCGGGTGAACTTCCGCTGCCAATACTGGAAGCGCTTCCAGGTCTGCCGGTTGGCGTAGTTGTAGTGGCAATCCGAACCGGTCTCTGTCAGCCGGCAGCCGGTGATCAGCACCGCCCCAGCTCCTTTCTCGAAGGCGCGGGCGATGAAATCCTCCTCGAAGCGCCCGGAGCACATCGTCCGGATGATCCGCGAGGAGGGCGGATACTGGCGTTTCTCGATGCCGGCCAGATCGGCCCCGGCGTAGGAGCACCAGTTGCAGGTGAACACAAGGCACTTCTCCTCCGGCCGCTCGGCCAGGGCCGCGTCGATCTGAGCCAGGATCTGCTCCTTGGTGAAGAAGGGCATGATGATGGCGTCCGTCGGGCACTCGGCGGCGCACGTGCCGCAGCCCATGCAGGCCGCCTCGATGATGCGCACCTTCCCCACCTTCACGGGGCCGGTGGGCTCGATGGCGTTGAAGGGGCAGACCTTCACACAGCGCATGCACCCGATGCACTTCTCCAGGTCCACCCGGGCGGTGAGGGGCTCCTTCTCGATGACCCCGCGGGCGAGGAGGGCGCCGGCCTTGGCCGCTGCCGCCAGGCCCTGAGCGATGGCCTCCCGCACATCCTTCGGCCCCTGCGCGGTCCCCGCCAGGTAGATGCCCTGGGTGGCCGTCTCCGCCGGGCCCAGCTTGGGATGGAGCTCCATCAGGAAGCCGTCCTCGCTGCGGGAGAGCCGGAGCTGCTCAGCCAGGCCGTCAGCGGCCGGGCGCAGGCCCACCGCCAGGACCAGCAGATCCGTGGGCAGGCGGAGATACGCCTGCGAGAGATGATCGTAGAAGATCACATGGCCATCCTCGAAGGCGATGGCCTCCTGGGGCGGTCGATCGGGATCGTAGCGGAAGAACTGAACGCCCTCCCGCATGGCCTGCTCGTAGAGCTCCTCGGCGTTGCGGCTGTAGGTGCGGATCTCCCGGTAGAGGATCCGCACCTTCTTCCCCATCCGCCGCAGGCGCAGGGCCTGGCCGATCATCGAGGTGCAGCAGTAGCGGGAGCAGCCCATGTTGCCCTGGCGCGAGCCCACACAGCCCACGAAGGTGATGCGCTCGGCTTCGACGGCGCCGCGCCGGAGCATCGCCTCCAGCTCCAGGTTGGTGATGACCCGCGGGTCGCTTCCGTAGCCGAACTCCGTGGGCCGATAGGGCTCCGCCCCTGTGGCCATCACGATGGCGCCCACCTGGAGGGTGGTGCCGTCGCTCAGGCGGGCCTGGAAGTTGCCCACCACCCCGCCGATGGTCTCGATTTGCTTCCCCAGATGCACATGGACGCCGCTCTGGAGGAGCTCCCGCTTCTTCGCCTCCACGAGCTCCCGAGCCTTCAGGCCGGAGGGCGAGAGCTCGTCCAGCTGGTTCAGGAGGCCGCCCAGCTCGGCGCTCCGCTCCACCAGGTGGGTCTCAAAGCCCTGGCGGGCCAGGGCGATGGCCGCCGTCATCCCGGCGATCCCGCCGCCGATCACCAGCGCCCGCTGGGTGAGGGGCAGCTGGGAGGGCTCCCCAGGGGTCAGACGCCGGGCCTTCTCCACCGCCATCCAGACCATGTCCATCGCCTTGACGGTGGCCGCCTCCTTATCCGCCTTATGCACCCAGGAGTCCAGGTTGCGGATGTTGGCCATCTCCAGGAGATACGGGTTCAGGCCCGCGCGCTGGAGCACCCCGCGGAAGATGGCCTCGTGGGTGCGGGGGGAGCAGGCGGCCACCACCACCCGGTTGATCCGCTCCCGGCGGATGGCCTCCTCGATCTCCTTCTGGGTGTTCCCCGCGCAGGAGAACATCTGATGGGTGGCGTAGACCACATCGGGAAGGGTCCGGGCGAACTCCACCACCCGCTCCACATCGACCACCCCGGCGATGTTGCTGCCGCAATGGCAGACGAAGACTCCCACCCGAGGGGTTTCGATGTCCGTAATCGGTTCCACCTGCGGGGGCTCCGGCCAGTGGCGGCGGGTGAGGTGGCTCAGGGCGAGGGCGGCGGCCCCGCTCCCCTCCGAGACGCTGTCCGGGATGTCCTTGGGCCCGGTGGCGCAACCCGCCGCGTAGATCCCCGGCCGCGTGGTTCGCACCAGACCGCCCACCCCCTCCAGGGCCCGGATGAAGCCGTCCTCATCCAGCTCGATCCCCAGGCGCTGGGCCAGATCCGCCAGGCCGTCGGGCGGGGAGACCGCCGTGGCCAGCACGACCATATCGTAATCCTCCGAGACGCGCACCCCCCGCTCCGTATCCTCATAGGTCACCCGAATCCGACCGTCCCCGTTGGGCGCGATCCGGGCCGGGCGCCCCCGGACGAAGCGGGCGCCGGCCTCGCGGGTCCGCTCCCAGAAGCCATCGAAACCCTTCCCGTAAGCCCGGATGTCCATGTAGAGGACGGTCACGTCCCGGATGCCGTGGTCGATGGCCTGGTAGGCGTGCTTGATGGAATACATGCAGCAGATGCGGGAGCAATGCCGGAAGAACCGGCGGTCCCGGGATCCGACGCACAGGACGAACAGGATGTTGTGGGGGTGTTCGCCGTTGGAGGGGCGCAGGATCTCGCCTCCCGTCGGGCCGGCGGAGGTGAGCAGACGTTCGAACTCCAGGGCCGTCAGGATGTCGGGATGGGTGCCATATCCGAACTCCCGCAGCAGCCGCGGGTCGATCGTCTCATAGCCCACGGCCACGATGATGGCCCCCACGCGGCGCACCAAGCGGCGCTCCCGGGGCATCAGGAAATCGATGGCCCCCGGCTGACAGGCCTGCACGCACCGGTGGCACGGAAGGTAATGGGGAGGATCGTTCAGGCAGTTCTCGATGTCGATCACATAAGCGCCGGGCACCGACTGCGGGATGGGGGTGTAGATGGCCTTGCGGGCCGCCATCCCGACGTCGAACTCGTTGGGGAGGACCACCGGGCAGACGCTCACGCACTCGCCGCAGCGGGTGCACTGATCCGTCACAAAGCGAGCCCGCTGGCGGATGGTTACCTCGAAATCTCCCGCATGGCCCTCCACCCGCTCCACCTCGGCCAGGGTGAGCAGCTCGATGTTCGGGTGGAGACCGACCTCAGACATCTTGGGCGCCTCGATGCAGATGGAGCAGTCCAGAGTGGGGAAGTTCTTGTCCAGGATGGCCATCTTCCCCCCGATGGTGGGCTCCCGCTCCACCAGCACCACGCGCGCGCCGGCGTTGGCCAGATCCAGCGCCGCCTGAATCCCTGCGATCCCCCCGCCGATGACCAGGACCGAATCGCTCATCGCGGCCGCTCCTCCGGGGATTCCAGGGGAACTGCGCCACGGAAGGACGGGAAGCGCGTCCGGGCGTATTCATAGCCGGCGGCGAAGGCTTTCCGGTTCAGGGGGACCAGCCGGGGGGCCAGGGTGGTCTCGATGGCCTTCTCCACCGATTCCGGCCGCACCTGTCCCCAGACCCCGGCGAGGAACCCCAGGACGACCATGTTGGCGACGATGCGCCGCCCCAGCTCCTCCGCCAGCCGGGTCGCCGGGATCCCAAGCGGACGATCCTCCGGCCAGGGCTGGACGAGATCCTCCTCTATGATGACGAGGGCGTCCGGCTTGGCCGTAGGGCGGAACCGGGTGTAGGCCTCCTGGGAGAGCAGGATCAGGACGTCCGGCTCCAGCACGAAGGGGTAATCGATGGGCTCATCGGAGACCACCACGTTGGAGCTGGAGGACCCCCCTCGGGCCTCCGGCCCGTAGGATTGAGTCATCACCGCCTCCAGGCCTTCATAGACGGCGAAGGCCTTGCCCAGGATGTAGCCGGCCAACACCACCCCCTGCCCGCCGAAGCCCGCGATCCGGATCTCCACGCGCATCGCATCCTCCCTTCATCGGCGCACCGGCCGGAAGACCTCCCGCTCCCGATCCACGAACCGACCCACGTAAATGGGGCGCTCCTCCCGCAGGTCCACCTCCAGGGCCTCCCAGGGCACCTCCTCCGGCACCCGGTAGACCAGGACGCTGCGGCGGCGATACAGCCGCATCTCCTCCACGCCGTCCTCGATGTCGTTGGGCCGCCCGAAACCCACCGGGCACGGCGCCAGGACCTCGATGAAGGTGAAACCGGGCTTGCGGAAGGAATACAGGATGTCCTGCTTGATCTGGCGGACATGAAGGGTTGTCCACCGGGAGACGAAGACCGCCCCCGCGGCCGCCAAAAGATAGGGGAGATTGAAGGGGTGTTCCGGGTTGCCGTAAGGCGTGGTGGTGGTCTTCGCCCCCAGAGGTGTGGTGGGCCCGACCTGACCGCCCGTCATGCCGTAATTGAAGTTGTTGATGCAGATCACCTTGATGTCCACATTGCGTCGGGCGGCGTGGATCAGGTGGTTCCCGCCGATGGCCGCCAGGTCCCCATCCCCGCTGAACACTGTGACCATCAGCTCGGGCTTCATCAGCTTGAGGCCGATGGCGAAGGGGATGGGGCGCCCATGGGTGACGTGATACGAATCCAGGTTCATATAGCCGGGCACCCGCGCCGTGCAGCCGATGCCCGAGACCACCACATGGCGCTCCACCGGGATGCCGGACTCCAGGATCGCCTGGGCGTAACAGCGCATCACGATGCCGATGCCGCACCCCGGGCACCAGATATGGGGCATGCGGTCCCGGCGGATGAGATCATCCAGGGGATGCTTTTCCGCCACCCACGCGTGCGCCATGGAAGGCTGCCTCCCGAATGGCCTGCAGGATCGGATCCGGCGGGATCATCGCCCCGCCGGCGTGGAAAACCCCCTTCACGGGCTGGGAGACGTAGCGTTCGACCTCGCAGATCATCTGACCCAGGTTCATCTCCGCCACGATGAAGACCTCCGCCTGCTTCGCCAGCTCCCGCACCACCTCGGCCGGGAAAGGCCAGAGGGAGATCAGCCGCAACAGCCCGGCGGGGATCCCCATGCGGCGGGCGTCCGCCACCGCCCGCCGGGCCGAACGGGCGGTGCACCCGTAAGAGATGACCACGATCTTCGCGTCCTCCAGCGCATACGTGTCGTAGCGGATCATCTGATGGGCGTTCCGCCGCACCTTCTCCACCAGCCGGGTCACCAGGCGGTGATGCGTCTCGGCGGACATGTCCGGGTAGCCCCGCTCGTCGTGGGTCAGCCCGGTGAAGTGCACCCGATATCCCTCCCCGGCGTGCACCATAGGAGGGACCAGGTCCTCATCTTCCACCAGGAAAGGTTTGAACCCGTTGCCGGCGGGATAGCGGGGCCGCTTCCGCTCCCAGCGGGGGATCTGGTCTTCGGGCGGGATCACCACTCGCTCGACCATGTGACCGACCACCTCATCGGCCATCACCATCACCGGGATCCGGAAGCGATCGGCCACGTTGAAGGCCAGCACCGTGAGATCGAACATCTCCTGAGGGGACCATGGGGCATAGGCCGCGATCTCGTAATCCCCGTGGGAGCCCCAGCGGGCCTGCATCACATCCGCCTGGCCGGGGAGCGTGGGCAGCCCGGTGGAGGGGGAGCCGCGCTGCACATCCACGATCACACAGGGGATCTCCAGCATGGCCGCCAGGCCCACGCTCTCCATCATCAGACTGAAGCCCGGGCCGGAGGTGGCGGTCATCGCCCGGGCGCCGGCCGCCGAGGCGCCGAGCACCGCCATGATGCTGGCGATCTCGTCCTCCATCTGGATGAAGACCCCTCCCACCTCCGGGAGGCGCTGGGCCATGCGCTCGGCGATCTCCGTGGAGGGGGTGATGGGATACCCGGCGAAGAAGCGGCACCCCGCAGCGATGGCCCCCTCGGCGCAGGCATGGTCGCCGTGCATGAAATGAACGCCCGTCAACACACCCCGGCCCGTCATGCCGAGTCCACCTCAAGGGTGAAGATGGCGAACTCCGGGCAGACCATCATGCAGAACTCGCAATGGACACAGGCGTTCTCTTTGCCGGGCGCGATCTCCGGGTAGTGGTAACCGCGCGAGTTCATCCGGCTGGACATGCGGAGCACCTGCTGGGGACAGAACTCCACACACATCTGACAGCCCTTGCAGCGCTCGGGGATGAGGAAAACCTGCCCCCGTGGGATCCGAACCTGGGTCAGGTTCAGCGGCTGCCGAGCGTAGACCCGCATGATGCCCCCCATATCGGCGGCTGGGGCGGCTCCGGGCACAGCGCGGCACGATGACAGCGGGGAGAGACCAGCGATGCAACCGCCCGCAGTCTCACAGGGTCGACAACGCTGGTTCAATTCTCACCTTAAGAAAATGATCACCCCTGTTGTAGTAATTTTGATCACCTGATCCCTGTGACTTCCATCACGAGGAGGGAAGGCCGGGCGAACGCCACGTGGGAACTCGACATTCTTCACCCCAAAAGCGGGCCGGAGATCACTGGAGAAATCCCCGCGCGATTCTACAGTGATTTGTAGAGGAAAATCGACGACGATCCGGGTTCGCCCCGGAAGCCTCACCGTGGCCGTCCGGGATTCCGCGAAGGGAGAGCTGCGATGGGGGAGATGATCGAAATCCGATGGCATGGGCGCGGGGGCCAGGGGGTGGTGACCGCCGCCCGCCTCCTGGCGGAGGCGGCCATGGAGGCCGGGTACTTCATCCAGGCCTTTCCAGATTATGGGCCGGAACGCAGCGGGGCGCCCATCCGGGCCTTCACCCGCCTCAGCCGCTCCCCGATCTCCCTGCACTCGCAGGTGCAGGCGCCGGATCTCGTGATCGTGCTGGATGAAACCCTCCTGGGGGATCCGACCATCCTGGAAGGGCTGAAGCCCGAGGGCTGGCTGGTGGTCAACTCCGGACTGCCTCCGGACCGGGTCCGGGCCCGGGCGCGGGGCTATCCGGGCCGCCTGGCCCTCCTGGATGCCACCCGGATCGCCCTGGAGGTCCTGCAGCGGAACCTCCCCAACACGCCGTTGCTGGGCGCCCTGGCCCGGGTGACCGGGCTCTTTTCCCTGGAAGATCTCACCCGCCACCTCCACCATCACCTCGCCCCCAAATTCGGGGAGGCCATCGTCCAGGCTAACCTGGAAGCGGTCCGCCGGGGCTTTGAGGAGGTGCGCATCGATCCCGGCCGGATCCCGGCGGGCGAATG is drawn from Thermoflexus hugenholtzii and contains these coding sequences:
- a CDS encoding 2-oxoacid:acceptor oxidoreductase family protein, which codes for MRVEIRIAGFGGQGVVLAGYILGKAFAVYEGLEAVMTQSYGPEARGGSSSSNVVVSDEPIDYPFVLEPDVLILLSQEAYTRFRPTAKPDALVIIEEDLVQPWPEDRPLGIPATRLAEELGRRIVANMVVLGFLAGVWGQVRPESVEKAIETTLAPRLVPLNRKAFAAGYEYARTRFPSFRGAVPLESPEERPR
- a CDS encoding thiamine pyrophosphate-dependent enzyme, which codes for MAHAWVAEKHPLDDLIRRDRMPHIWCPGCGIGIVMRCYAQAILESGIPVERHVVVSGIGCTARVPGYMNLDSYHVTHGRPIPFAIGLKLMKPELMVTVFSGDGDLAAIGGNHLIHAARRNVDIKVICINNFNYGMTGGQVGPTTPLGAKTTTTPYGNPEHPFNLPYLLAAAGAVFVSRWTTLHVRQIKQDILYSFRKPGFTFIEVLAPCPVGFGRPNDIEDGVEEMRLYRRRSVLVYRVPEEVPWEALEVDLREERPIYVGRFVDREREVFRPVRR
- a CDS encoding 2-oxoacid:acceptor oxidoreductase subunit alpha, whose protein sequence is MTGRGVLTGVHFMHGDHACAEGAIAAGCRFFAGYPITPSTEIAERMAQRLPEVGGVFIQMEDEIASIMAVLGASAAGARAMTATSGPGFSLMMESVGLAAMLEIPCVIVDVQRGSPSTGLPTLPGQADVMQARWGSHGDYEIAAYAPWSPQEMFDLTVLAFNVADRFRIPVMVMADEVVGHMVERVVIPPEDQIPRWERKRPRYPAGNGFKPFLVEDEDLVPPMVHAGEGYRVHFTGLTHDERGYPDMSAETHHRLVTRLVEKVRRNAHQMIRYDTYALEDAKIVVISYGCTARSARRAVADARRMGIPAGLLRLISLWPFPAEVVRELAKQAEVFIVAEMNLGQMICEVERYVSQPVKGVFHAGGAMIPPDPILQAIREAAFHGARVGGGKASPG
- a CDS encoding ferredoxin family protein, whose protein sequence is MRVYARQPLNLTQVRIPRGQVFLIPERCKGCQMCVEFCPQQVLRMSSRMNSRGYHYPEIAPGKENACVHCEFCMMVCPEFAIFTLEVDSA
- a CDS encoding 2-oxoacid:acceptor oxidoreductase family protein, whose product is MGEMIEIRWHGRGGQGVVTAARLLAEAAMEAGYFIQAFPDYGPERSGAPIRAFTRLSRSPISLHSQVQAPDLVIVLDETLLGDPTILEGLKPEGWLVVNSGLPPDRVRARARGYPGRLALLDATRIALEVLQRNLPNTPLLGALARVTGLFSLEDLTRHLHHHLAPKFGEAIVQANLEAVRRGFEEVRIDPGRIPAGEWALEASTAGMALPWFELPRGGLILDAGNAVAYATGGWRTFRPVVEMEKCTHCLYCWLYCPDDAVRVAGGRFVGFDELHCKGCGICAAVCPPKAITMVEEARVMAGA